aaaagccgtcgtctggtacgaggtttggaccgtactggtgctgcaagaaaagaagagattggttcctcaaattagccgatgaatagtcatcggctgcgggactgcaaaacgccacggtcgagaaaaacaataataacccgattcgtcactatcggtcttggtgtggcaagcggaaggatggaaattggattaatgaaaggagaaattggaagaacaattctcattaattcaaaggagcagctttacaagaagagccgatggctctcaaaagagggatctagtgcctagtgcactgctactgccaGTCCTAttttactagtcgtcgctgtcctcatcgtcgctgtcgtcgaggtcgtcggcgctgctcccaggaagctcctcgccgctgctgccccagccgtcggctggagcctcctcctcctcctcatcatcatcatcgtcctcgctatccgcccagccgcggaagcgcttcgttggaggatacccaatggaggcggaggaatcatcttcctcctcctcatcttcttcttcctcgtcatcatcgtcgtcctcgctgtccgcccacatgcgtgagcgcttcttcggcgggagcctggtggagggggaggccttggtcttctccgcttctcctcccttcttctccttgtcagaggagatggggtgcgccccggagcggagatcgtcctcttctttgttcttcggcaacggttggagaggggtgcctgaagcggaggaggaagaggaagacatggctgcaaggagagaagggtttttggtttggtgaacgagagcgagcaaggcgatggagtggtgaaccgtttggcacagataaatgaagagagtgtagtggagatttaatgccatgacggttctcgaggacgtgaggccgGAATTGTcagttcatacagagaagcccgggaggcgaggcgtaatgatggaagattctgcggcagttctgctctgccacgacatgacccgacgaaggaaagcgtaatgattttggaaatgtcatttccaaaaccaggggggcatgtgttatcaccataatttgaccaagtcagaggtgggccgcgatcaagatggacttgaagaatatacatggaagaaatacgggaatcggccttttataccaagttgggcttaattgcccatgtatctgtaacatattagatcgcatcttagtttagaagttagaatcttacttgtgcacggtttggtgcacgccccacattagaaagtccgctggactataaatatgtatctagggtttatggaataaacaacaaccaacgttcaaccacaaacaaatctcggcgcatcgccaactccttcgtctcgagggtttctaccggtaagcatcatgctgcctagatcgcatcttgcgatctaggcagcacaagcctgcccacgttgttcatgcgttgctcgtatcgaagcctttttgatggcgagcaacgtagttatcttagacatgttagggttagcattgttcttcatattacatgctttcgtagtgcgacccttgcatgtctagccgcccttacacctatcttaggtgtagggcggcacccgcttgatcatagtttagtagatctgatccgttacgattgctccttgttctacaaggattagtttaatatctgcaatagttaggccttacaaggggtcggaggatccagcggcgtgtagggtggcgtttgctagtcctagaacggatgttccggggatcaacctcgtgttggtttttaggccctgtctaggatcggcttacgatcaccgtgcgcgagcgcgaggcccaatctcgagtaggatgatccgattatgcggtgaaaaccctaaatcgtcgtagatctcattagctttaccttgatcaagcaggaccaccatatattcggacaccccgtccgaatcatgggtggatcggctctttgagccgattcacgggataacccgagagccgatcgaggctcgtatttaacgtttacgtgtgtgccctgcaggaaactaagcgaggcatcatccacaccttcccgaccaggtataggtcaggtggcacgcccttgtgataaacatcggtgcgtgcgaccaggaggctttgcgggtcgtcgctcagagggactggggccagccgcagccctagttgttcccggctctaccgtgttgcccgtctctgcccgccagggggtttctgacgtcaacagaaagTAAAGCCCATATCGGGTGAACCGACCTACACTGTAACTCGACCTCGAGGTGAACTCTGAGACCTAGCCCGCTATATAAGGGCTGGGAGGAGCCACTGAGAGGGGGCCGATTCAATCAAGCAAACACCTTGTAATCCTAGTTCCACATATTGTAATCTCGGCGATTCCTCCTTGATATAATACTCGACGGCTGCCTAAGTTTGGCTGACCGGTTTGATGATTCGCCAGTGTCCTCCTTCCTGAAACCCAAATCATGGGCATTGACAAAGTTAACCCTTTGTCATGGCCCACCTCCGCTCCTGCTCCGGCTCCGCCGGCCTCGCCCGCTCCCAGGCCACCTCACTCGACCCTAGGCCGGCTCCATGATGCTCCATCACCAACGTACGACCGACACGCTTCCTCGACTGGTTCGAcctctgaaaggacacggatgtcgcctagaggggggtgaataggcgatttaaaacttttacgagatgggcttaacaaatgcggaataaaattagcgtttactttgtcaagcccaaatcctatatactatggttcacctatgtgcactaaCAACTTATGGTAAGCAATATAAGCAActaggtgatagcaagatatataacttcaagcacgatggctatcacaaagtaaagtgcataagtaaagagctcgggtataggaataacctaggtgacgcggagacaacgatgtatcctgaagttcacactcttgcgagtgctactctccgttggagcagtgtggaggacaagtcattccaaatgcacgagggctactgtattctcctcgagaattcccaccaaaagggatgtccttgatccactatggaaccttagggaggtcaccgaacccgcacaaagcttggggctatctccataacttaattggaggctcccaataaattgtcACAAAGGCCttacccttgaagaatctccacaacctaattggagtccccaagacacCACAAAGACGCCACAAAggtcttgcccttgaagaatctccagaactgaattggagtccccaagaacaccacaaagacgccacaaaggccttgcccttgaagaatctccacaacttaattggagtccccaagaacaccacaaagaccactaagccatctagggtccaaagacccaagaggaacaagctcccgaagtgaatatctcacgaactttcaccttcacgtatcaccgcggagaagtcaaaccgatgcaccaaatttaatggcaagaacaccacaaagatgctcaagtccttctctctcaaattccaacaaagttacaaaagctattggaggaataagagaggaagaacaaataagaggaggaacactaaatttctccaagatctagatctagtagattccccttacaaagagagggatttgattggtgaagatgtagatctagatcttctctatctttctctcaaatagatgcaagattcattggagggagagggagatagcaagctcaaagaaggtcaacaatggaggcaaaacgAGCTCAGACAGTTGGGaacctttggggaagaagacccccttaaataggagcagagaaatctgcccgttggggccaaaatcatgacaggccggcagtgccgggtgctcccggcggcagttccggtCCCTTGTTTTTACCCAAgcacccgatacgaaaaccttaagaacttttgcatccggactccgatttcgatgatcttgggctcgttgaaatcacaacaatgagatctacaacaatatgcatagaaacatcatagtccaataaagaaggatagaaacaaatgaataaaggttttacctatctataaaaggcaaaccggtaaaacctccaatatgaaaaatgcaacaacttgagataggagacttggatttaggtgaaaccaattttgttgtaaagaggatgacaggagctaccccacaaagattgaaaagcttaagaacaagtggggtaggtttttctatgtaatttagagtgaaacctctcaatacgagaaaccgagaaaaactccaatatcgaaaacgcaacaagtgattcatgcggaatccattttcgatgaactagaacttgtcattagaataagcacaagctctaaaatatcacatggataagatccaaataacaactaagaaagatgatgcaaggatgcaaaggtttgagctctccgaaggacacgatcgagttactcactcgagagccctcttgatagtacggcaactaaactataaaccgatctccaactacaccatgagatcggtgagaaagaaaccctatcaagagcaaaccttaaccttgcacattccacttgagcttgatgatgacggtcttgaccgcaataagttggaacgcctttcttgattgtgcttgcttgatgaagtcatgtgaaatgctcccccatactccactatgggatagtttcttcttcggcgcatctttacatatccatgatcaccatatgcatggcaagcttcaagcatatgatctcttcgagttggctcatcttgaacttgcacttcatttcttcattcttcatcatgttgatgtcttgaagtaacttgagggctcacttcatcttcatcttcaagacatacttgatacttgatatccttcatcaatttcttcttattgcaaccttgaagccaacatatggttcaagcactgcctatggacaactcctacaaatataactcaatgcaaacattagtccatagggactgtcattaattaccaaaaccacacatgggggctccatgcactttcaacctCAACTCCCCCTAGCAGCACTCCCTCAACGTGATTCCCTTATGCTGGTCTTGGGACGCCCTTTGGTCAGACCGGCATACTTCCCTTTCATCAGACCAAGGCCAGGCAGAAGATAAGAACAATGCCTCATTTGATGCAGTGGACAAGCTGATGAAGACAAGACCAAGGACATCGACAAGACGTGCCATGTCCATCCCTCTGATACATAGTACAATACCATCATGACGCATGAACAGTGTTGACAAAACCCCAGTAGTCAACCCATGAATAGTGTATAGTGCATAGTGTTTTGTGGGCTCCATATGCCCCTGGGCTCCCTATACAAGGAGCACGAGGGGGAACGCTCACGGTAGCCCCTTCGGGCCTTATTTCCCCCTGCGAGTTCTCCCTTGCTCAGTTCTTCTTCCTTAGGAGACACagttcaaggagcaccattgtagctCCCATATACAACTCATATACGAGACATGCATGATCTAGGGGTTACCTCCTCACGAGGGCCAGAACCTGGTACATCGTTGTGTTTGTGTGTTCTTCCGTGTGCTGTCTCCACCACATCATCCCTCCCCGGATCCTCCGAGTCCATCGTTCCCAACTTAATCCTACCTATGCATCTGTTGTATTCACCACCACAACACATCCCCCTTCAAGGAGCGCCACAACAGGTACCCTCTAGAGAGCATGGGACTGGCCTGTTATAGAGGACGGTGAGTGGAGGTGAAGAAGGAGGCTAACCGGGGCCAGGTGAAAAGATACGCATCATGGAAAAATACGATGGCGCCGCTAATGGGGTGTTGGTAGCTTGGGGTCGCTGGCGACAAGGACTTAGGGTTCAGGTGCGGGGATGTTCGGTTCTGAAGATACGGAGGTTAGAGAAAGGTCGAGGCGACAACAATTCAAGCAAGACGGGTGGCTAGGTGGAGTGGTAGCAACAGGTGCTTAGGCCAACGACGATGTAGGGAAGGAGAAGGTAAGGTGGTTGCCCACGACCCCCTACGTCGAGGTGCTCATggagtgtgtttttatttttttgcgaatCAGGCTTGGTAGAGTCAAATACCCAAAAAAACACGGGCTATTACGTTAACCACGTCAGACATGCCACGGCACCAGCGATGACATGGAACCTTCACCTTTCggcgatttacacagaaataaccctttgttgcaactatagcacggactgaccctccggccaaactatttcacccatctaacccttttgtgtggcgcccctcccatgggcgccacacatgccagtgtggcgcccctcctgtcGGCGCCacacgcccatccgacgtggcacccTCGACGCTGacctggtgcgccgatccgacgtggcagcatgtgtggcgcccctcccatcggcgccacactgtggaacctgtggcgccgctcggaagggcgccacacatccacttaagtgtggcgcccgcgcccgccccagcccgaccACACCTCTTCTTCTCTGTTCTTTCTTCTTTGCAAGCaaggaaccgccgccgccgcccgcctccccaaATCCACCAAGGATTCGTCAGATCTGGCCGGCCAACTCCTTCCTCATctattcctcaaggtattccccttcgattccctccgattcatccactagtgttggtggatttggtagatttggatatgaaccctagacatggaaatttatgttggtggatttggatatgaaccatagatatggaaattaatgttggtggaatctacattgtactctatgtgtttgaaccaaagatttgtttgaaccctagatatgaaattttagatGTATGTGTTCaaaccctatgtatgtatgtgttgaaatgtctaatatttgcctagcaaatgcattcaaatgtgttatgtatgcctagtatttgtgattgaataactcatatttgttaggaatggctcataatatggtgttctatccgtagatatgaatgtatatgtatgtatatgatgtatgtgtgatggcttatttggagaTGTTCTAGTGTATGtggtgctcatatttgttagaaatggctcataatatggtgttctatccgtagatatgaatgtatatgtatgtatatgaTGTATGTGTGATGGTTTATTTGGATATGTTCTAGTGTATGtggtgctcatatttgttagaaatggctcataatatggtgtatttgtggaaacatgtaggatggtgtggctcctagatcaagagtatgacagggatcatcgggcttttcatatgacggagaggacaacggatcttcaacctttgaagattcgttaccatggcacagtggatataccgtatgacgagaggtacacggagttcatcgagcctaccggtcttctcccgttcatatcccttgtaagccgtggggggacgaacatgaacgccgcggcactgaccgctcttgtcgaccggtggaggccggagacgcacaccttccacttgagggccggcgagatgacccctactcttcaggatgtttccatgatccttggactacctattcagggcgagccactgtgtatgaacacagcttctgatgggtggcgccagcagatggaggcgcttattggcagggctcctccgctGCCAGCAGAACCAAAGGCGAGGACTCCCGCCGGCGCATCTTTCTCTTGGATTAGGCTTAACTTTGGACAATGCCCGGAAGGGGCCAACAGGGACACTCTGAGGACGtacacccgcgtgtacttatggtacatgatttcgatgACTCcctttcctgacagtggggggaagctggcccattggtgttggctgaaggcgcttacggtgttggagcaccagtggagttggggaacagcggcacttgcctacctctaccggcaggtgatgatttgttctatgtactagttttctatagtagtgtgctagacaaagtactaacaaaatgtcttatgtacgcagttggacgaagcttgtcgcaggactgggagcggcggtattggtggatgcttgctcctactttccgtatggagctgggaccgcctatcagttgggcggctgatggcgtgtatttcacacgttcgttgggcaaccccaagaggaaggtatgatgcgcacagcagcaagttttccctcagaaagaaaccaaggtttatcgaaccaggaggagccaagaagcacgttgaaggttgatggcggcgggatgtagtgcggcgcaacaccagggattccggcgccaacgtggaacccgcacaacacaaccaaagtactttaccccaatgaaacaagtgaggttgtcaatctcaccggcttgccgtaacaaaggattaaccgtattgtgtggaagatgattgtttgcagagaaaacaagaaaaacaagtattgcagacagatttgtatttcagtattaaagaatggaccggggtccacagttcactagaggtgtctctcccataagataaaatcatgttgggtgaaccaattacagtcgggcaattgacaaatagagagggcataacaatgcacatacatgtcatgataagtatagtgagatttaattgggcattacgacaaagtacatagaccgccatccaactgcatctatgcctaaaaagtccaccttcagagttatcatccgaaccccttccagcattaagttgcaaagcaacggacaattgcattaagtatggtgcgtaatgtaatcaacaactacatcctcggacatagcgccaatgttttatccctagtggcaacaagacacagcacaaccttagaactttccgtcactcgtctcgggtgtcaatgcaggcatgaacccactatcgagcataaatactccctcttggagttaagagcaaaaacttggccgagcctctactaataacggagagcatgcaagatcataaacaacacatatgtaataacttgataattaacataacatggtattctctatccatcggatcccgacaaacacaacatagagtattacagatagatgatcttgatcatgttaggcagctcacaagatccaacaatgaagcacaataaggagaagacaacaatctagctactgctatggacccatagtccaggggtgaactactcactcatcactccggaggcgaccatggcggtgtagagtcctccgggagatgaatcccctctccggcagggtgccggaggagatctccggaatcccccgagatgggattggcggcggcggcgtctcggtaaggttttccgtatcgtggtttttcgcatcggggtttcgcgacggaggctttaagtaggcggaagggcgagtcgggggccgacgaggggcccacaccacagggcggcgcgggcccccttggccgcgccgccttgtggtttggccacctcgtggccccacttcgtatgctcttcggtcttccggaaggttcgtggcaaaataggcccccgggtcttcgtttcgtccaattccgagaatattttgttactaggatttcgaaaccaaaaacagcagaaaacaaagaatcggcacttcggcatcttgttaataggttagttccggaaaatgcacgaatatgacataaagtgtgcataaaacatgtaggtatcatcaataatatgg
This genomic window from Lolium rigidum isolate FL_2022 unplaced genomic scaffold, APGP_CSIRO_Lrig_0.1 contig_10342_1, whole genome shotgun sequence contains:
- the LOC124680218 gene encoding protein MAIN-LIKE 1-like; this encodes MVWLLDQEYDRDHRAFHMTERTTDLQPLKIRYHGTVDIPYDERYTEFIEPTGLLPFISLVSRGGTNMNAAALTALVDRWRPETHTFHLRAGEMTPTLQDVSMILGLPIQGEPLCMNTASDGWRQQMEALIGRAPPLPAEPKARTPAGASFSWIRLNFGQCPEGANRDTLRTYTRVYLWYMISMTPFPDSGGKLAHWCWLKALTVLEHQWSWGTAALAYLYRQVM